One Solanum pennellii chromosome 10, SPENNV200 genomic region harbors:
- the LOC107001384 gene encoding uncharacterized protein LOC107001384 — translation MSSPWTFVAWGMDVIGPIEPKASNGHMFILVAIDYFTKRVEAVTFKSVTKKVVVDFIHFNIICRFGIPKVIITDNAANVNSHLMQELPFALLGYRTTVRTIVGATPYSLVYGTEAVIPAEFEIPSLRIVVEAEIDDDEWIKTRYNKKVRPRHFEEGQLVLRRILPHHAKTKGKFSPNWKGLFVVKRVLPNGALYLADIEGKVKETLVNADAVKRYYI, via the exons ATGTCTTCTCCATGGACTTTCGTGGCATGGGGAATGGATGTGATTGGACCGATAGAACCAAAAGCATCGAATGGTCACATGTTCATCTTGGTGGCCATTGATTATTTTACAAAGCGGGTGGAAGCAGTAACTTTcaagtcggtaaccaagaaGGTCGTGGTGGATTTCATCCATTTCAACATCATATGTCGGTTTGGTATTCCAAAGGTGATTATCACTGATAACGCCGCAAATGTCAATAGCCACTTAATGCAAGAG TTGCCTTTTGCTTTGTTGGGTTATCGCACTACAGTCCGTACGATAGTGGGCGCTACCCCATATTCACTAGTATACGGGACTGAGGCAGTTATACCTGCAGAGTTTGAGATCCCATCTTTACGAATTGTTGTggaggctgaaattgatgatgatgagtggATCAAAACTCG ATACAACAAAAAGGTGCGTCCCAGACATTTTGAAGAGGGTCAATTAGTGTTGAGACGCATTTTGCCACATCATGCCAAAACCAAAGGCAAATTTTCTCCGAATTGGAAAGGACTATTCGTTGTTAAAAGGGTATTACCCAATGGTGCTCTTTACTTAGCAGATATAGAAGGCAAAGTGAAAGAAACGCTCGTCAATGCTGATGCTGTGAAAAGATATTACATATGA
- the LOC107002116 gene encoding LOW QUALITY PROTEIN: thymocyte nuclear protein 1 (The sequence of the model RefSeq protein was modified relative to this genomic sequence to represent the inferred CDS: substituted 1 base at 1 genomic stop codon) — MGRKTEYWLLKTEPGEWSWEDQEANGGISKWDGVKNXQAQKYLKSMNIGDLCFFYHSGSEARRIVGVVSVTREWYTDDDGGAVDVKAVGEMRRVVDLAEMKKAEGLKGFVLFKQTRLSVVPVEKGFWDKICEIGGGFE, encoded by the coding sequence ATGGGGCGAAAAACAGAGTACTGGTTATTGAAAACAGAGCCAGGAGAGTGGTCATGGGAGGACCAAGAAGCTAATGGCGGCATTTCAAAATGGGATGGAGTCAAAAACTAGCAAGCCCAGAAGTATCTAAAGTCCATGAACATAGGAGATCTCTGTTTCTTCTACCACTCTGGATCCGAAGCCCGGCGTATAGTTGGTGTTGTTTCAGTGACGCGTGAATGGTACACAGATGATGATGGTGGTGCGGTGGATGTCAAGGCGGTTGGTGAGATGAGGAGGGTTGTGGACCTTGCGGAGATGAAAAAGGCTGAAGGGTTGAAGGGTTTTGTGCTTTTTAAACAGACTAGATTGTCTGTTGTGCCGGTGGAAAAGGGGTTTTGGGATAAGATTTGTGAAATTGGTGGGGGATTTGAATAA
- the LOC107001385 gene encoding uncharacterized protein LOC107001385, with protein sequence MSEYEACILGLRLAVDMGIQELLVLGDSDLLVHQIQGEWETRDPNLIPYQHCLQGLCQRFVSIKFRHIPRVHNEIADASATLSLMLQHPDDAHIDPLYIQIRDQHAYCNMFEEEFDGKPWFHDIKTYLQSGECPSDVTSNQKRTIRRLARFFFLSGGILYKKTPDLGLLRCVNAQEASTIMIEVHSGVCGPHMNGYVLAKKILRAGYYWLTMERDSI encoded by the coding sequence ATGTCTGAGTATGAAGCGTGCATTTTGGGCCTGAGGTTAGCTGTTGACATGGGCATCCAAGAATTGTTAGTGTTAGGAGACTCAGACTTACtagttcatcaaattcaaggagaatgggAAACTCGAGACCCAAATCTCATACCATATCAACATTGTTTACAAGGTCTTTGTCAACGATTCGTGTCGATAAAGTTTAGACACATTCCCAGAGTGCACAATGAGATTGCAGATGCATCAGCCACTTTATCTTTGATGCTCCAGCACCCTGATGACGCTCATATAGACCCTTTATACATACAAATTCGTGATCAACATGCTTATTGCAACATGTTTGAGGAGGAATTTGATGGTAAGCCTTGGTTTCATGATATCAAAACATATCTTCAGTCTGGAGAATGTCCGTCGGATGTAACTAGTAATCAAAAAAGGACTATTCGACGACTAGCAAGGTTTTTTTTCTTAAGCGGAGGCATACTGTACAAGAAGACACCCGATTTAGGTCTTCTAAGGTGTGTAAATGCTCAAGAGGCTTCCACAATCATGATTGAAGTACACTCAGGAGTTTGTGGACCTCATATGAATGGAtatgttctagccaagaagatACTTCGAGCAGGATATTATTGGCTCACCATGGAGCGGGATTCCATATGA